Proteins encoded within one genomic window of Halorussus salilacus:
- a CDS encoding HNH endonuclease yields the protein MHTCPTCGREFETGRGLGVHHSSVHDQRLPNRTCSNCGEEFHCEYEKKYCSDDCHDEAVSYEGEAARNFQGKLERTECELCGEEFEYYPSEKEGLYCSTCVEEENWRHRPSIEGDDNPRWNGGKVELDCEVCGETVERYPSNVTGEVTVCGEDCRTAWLSDAFTESGHPNWKGGGNGAYGKGWSRVRRKALERDGYECVVCAKTSEEIGRNPDVHHITPVRLFAESESHSKTDAHYLANVASLCVECHRKAEFGKISKRELRSRIGVPTAAPPSAAC from the coding sequence ATGCATACCTGCCCCACATGTGGCCGCGAATTCGAAACGGGACGTGGTCTGGGTGTTCATCACAGTTCCGTCCACGACCAGCGATTACCGAATAGAACGTGTTCGAACTGCGGTGAGGAATTCCACTGCGAATACGAGAAGAAGTACTGTTCCGACGACTGCCACGACGAGGCCGTCTCGTACGAGGGGGAGGCGGCTCGAAATTTCCAGGGGAAGCTGGAACGCACCGAGTGCGAACTCTGCGGTGAGGAGTTCGAGTACTATCCGTCCGAGAAGGAGGGGTTGTACTGTTCTACGTGCGTCGAAGAGGAGAACTGGCGACACCGCCCGTCAATCGAAGGCGACGACAATCCCCGCTGGAACGGCGGCAAGGTCGAACTCGACTGCGAGGTCTGTGGCGAAACGGTCGAACGCTACCCGAGCAACGTCACGGGCGAGGTCACGGTCTGTGGCGAGGACTGCCGAACCGCGTGGCTCTCGGACGCCTTCACCGAGTCGGGCCACCCCAACTGGAAGGGCGGCGGAAACGGCGCGTACGGCAAGGGGTGGAGCAGGGTCCGGCGGAAGGCGCTCGAACGCGACGGCTACGAGTGCGTCGTGTGCGCCAAGACGAGCGAGGAGATCGGCCGTAACCCCGACGTCCACCACATCACGCCCGTCAGGCTGTTCGCCGAGTCCGAGAGCCACTCGAAGACCGACGCCCACTACCTCGCGAACGTGGCGTCGCTGTGCGTCGAGTGCCACCGGAAGGCCGAGTTCGGGAAGATATCGAAGCGCGAACTCCGCTCGCGAATCGGCGTTCCGACCGCGGCCCCGCCGTCAGCCGCGTGCTGA
- a CDS encoding SOS response-associated peptidase — translation MCGRTSLFAPPELVCERFDAEPIRPLEPRYNVSPGQRHPVVRNDATDEIRFPTWGLVPERNRDSGGRNANRGHINARAETLAEKPSFREAFAERRCLVLADGFYDWTETPTGKQPYRVERVDREPFAFAGLWEPSGGTDAEPATFAIVTTEPNAVVEPIHHRMPAMLRRGEESRWLREGDSDLLGPYPAEELRAYPVPDAVGNPKNDSPAVVEEVPAEEEVQTGLDEF, via the coding sequence ATGTGCGGGAGAACCTCGCTGTTCGCGCCGCCCGAACTCGTCTGCGAGCGATTCGACGCCGAGCCGATTCGGCCCCTCGAACCGCGGTACAACGTCTCGCCCGGACAGCGACACCCCGTCGTCCGGAACGACGCGACCGACGAAATCCGGTTCCCGACGTGGGGGCTCGTTCCCGAGCGCAACCGCGATAGCGGCGGACGCAACGCGAACCGCGGGCACATCAACGCCCGCGCCGAGACGCTCGCCGAGAAGCCCAGCTTCCGCGAGGCGTTCGCCGAGCGGCGGTGTCTCGTCCTCGCCGACGGCTTCTACGACTGGACCGAGACGCCGACCGGCAAGCAACCCTACCGGGTCGAGCGCGTCGACCGCGAACCGTTCGCGTTCGCGGGTCTGTGGGAGCCGAGCGGCGGAACCGACGCGGAACCCGCCACGTTCGCCATCGTCACCACCGAACCGAACGCCGTGGTCGAGCCGATCCACCACCGGATGCCAGCGATGCTCCGGCGCGGCGAGGAGTCCCGGTGGCTCCGGGAGGGCGACAGCGACCTCCTCGGTCCGTATCCCGCCGAGGAGCTACGAGCCTACCCGGTCCCGGACGCGGTCGGCAATCCGAAAAACGACTCGCCCGCGGTCGTCGAGGAGGTTCCCGCCGAGGAGGAGGTCCAGACGGGACTCGACGAATTCTAG
- a CDS encoding CBS domain-containing protein — MRSFTIGRLFGIPIKLDLTFLLILPIFAWVIGSQVELWVENLNLLWGVNLDPEVLTAGSQRWVLGAIAAVGLFVAVILHELGHSLVAMRYGFPIDSITLWIFGGIAHLTEQPEEWREEFNIAIAGPAVSIAIGVVAYAAVFVIPEGLASVRFVVAYLALMNLVLAAFNLLPGFPMDGGRVLRALLARNRPFADATRTAAEVGKLFAILLGLFGIFQLNIILIGIAFFIYIGATSEAQQTVMNAAFRNVRVRDVMTEAEELDVVTPDTSVADLLEAMFRERHTGFPVVEDGDLVGMVTLEDARDVREVERDAYTVREVMSTDLKTIPAHADAMTAFEQIQQHGIGRLLVVDADGELAGLISRTDLMTAFDVIQQSGRVQEVAPETERPSPETEQSFR, encoded by the coding sequence ATGCGAAGCTTCACTATCGGGCGGCTGTTCGGCATCCCGATCAAGCTCGACCTCACGTTTCTGCTCATCCTGCCGATATTCGCGTGGGTCATCGGCTCGCAGGTCGAACTCTGGGTGGAGAACCTCAACCTTCTCTGGGGCGTGAACCTCGACCCCGAGGTGCTCACGGCCGGGTCGCAGCGGTGGGTCCTGGGCGCGATAGCCGCGGTCGGGCTGTTCGTCGCGGTCATCCTCCACGAACTCGGCCACTCGCTCGTGGCGATGCGGTACGGCTTCCCCATCGACTCCATCACGCTGTGGATTTTCGGGGGCATCGCTCACCTCACCGAGCAGCCCGAGGAGTGGCGCGAGGAGTTCAACATCGCCATCGCCGGGCCCGCGGTGAGCATCGCCATCGGGGTCGTCGCCTACGCCGCGGTGTTCGTGATTCCCGAGGGGCTGGCGTCGGTCCGGTTCGTCGTCGCCTATCTCGCGCTGATGAACCTCGTCCTCGCGGCGTTCAACCTCCTGCCGGGGTTCCCGATGGACGGCGGCCGGGTTCTCCGGGCGCTGTTGGCTCGCAACCGCCCGTTCGCCGACGCGACCCGGACCGCCGCAGAGGTCGGGAAGCTGTTCGCCATCCTGCTCGGCCTGTTCGGTATCTTCCAGTTGAACATCATCCTCATCGGCATCGCCTTCTTCATCTACATCGGTGCGACGAGCGAGGCCCAGCAGACCGTGATGAACGCCGCGTTCCGGAACGTCCGGGTGCGCGACGTCATGACCGAGGCCGAGGAACTCGACGTGGTGACCCCCGATACCAGCGTCGCCGACCTGCTGGAGGCGATGTTCCGCGAGCGCCACACCGGCTTCCCGGTGGTCGAGGACGGCGACCTCGTCGGGATGGTGACCCTCGAAGACGCCCGCGACGTGCGGGAGGTCGAGCGCGACGCCTACACCGTCCGGGAGGTGATGTCGACCGACCTCAAGACGATTCCCGCCCACGCCGACGCGATGACCGCGTTCGAGCAGATACAGCAACACGGCATCGGTCGCCTGCTGGTCGTCGACGCCGACGGCGAACTCGCGGGGCTCATCTCCCGAACCGACCTGATGACCGCATTCGACGTCATCCAGCAGAGCGGCCGGGTCCAAGAGGTCGCACCCGAGACCGAGCGCCCGTCGCCCGAAACCGAACAATCCTTCCGGTGA
- a CDS encoding RNA-guided endonuclease InsQ/TnpB family protein: protein MADTEYCRRTAVTGLSVSPTDATRLRELVEEWKRGCQLAVNEAWGVCHTRSEVQQLAYDVLREETDLGSQHAVLATHRAAEAIKRARDGGEKPEFTAPTVAFDTRTMTVFDDRTVSLTTTRERVRCELDVPDDGGYQTEYLDDERWEPAKSALHYRDGEFVFHLGFRTPRPGMDPPTEGATVLGVDLGVENLAVTSTARFFPAGDLQHRREEFERVRASLEATGTRSAQRTLRQAGYRLDQQVGHRLHEVANGIVAETDRYDCDLVAFGELDEVREMLPDAGPYHQWLFERLLSFVEYRAAERDIAVVEVNPEYTSQRCMECGFTHPQNRNLDAGQFECLKCGASANDDYNAAKNIAFRCVRRGPLSSRGLGAAACALQSGVVTPDDGFTPYAELSEAPKSD, encoded by the coding sequence GTGGCAGACACCGAGTACTGCAGACGGACGGCGGTCACCGGACTCTCCGTGTCTCCGACGGACGCCACACGGCTCCGCGAGCTGGTCGAGGAGTGGAAGCGCGGGTGCCAGCTCGCGGTCAACGAGGCGTGGGGTGTCTGTCACACGCGGAGCGAGGTCCAACAGCTCGCGTACGACGTTCTCCGGGAGGAGACCGACCTCGGGAGCCAGCACGCGGTGCTGGCGACCCACCGGGCGGCGGAGGCGATAAAGCGCGCCCGGGACGGCGGCGAGAAGCCCGAGTTCACGGCCCCGACGGTCGCGTTCGACACCCGGACGATGACGGTCTTCGACGACCGGACCGTCAGCCTCACCACGACCCGCGAGCGGGTCCGTTGCGAACTCGACGTTCCCGACGACGGCGGGTATCAGACCGAGTACCTCGACGACGAGCGGTGGGAGCCCGCAAAGAGCGCGCTCCACTACCGGGACGGCGAGTTCGTCTTCCACCTCGGATTCCGCACGCCTCGGCCGGGGATGGACCCGCCCACGGAGGGGGCGACGGTGCTGGGCGTCGACCTGGGCGTCGAGAACCTCGCGGTCACCAGCACGGCCCGCTTTTTCCCCGCGGGCGACCTCCAACACCGCCGCGAGGAGTTCGAGCGGGTGCGGGCGTCGCTCGAAGCGACCGGCACTCGCAGCGCCCAGCGGACCCTCCGGCAGGCGGGCTACCGGCTCGACCAGCAGGTCGGCCACCGCCTCCACGAGGTCGCCAACGGCATCGTCGCCGAGACCGACCGGTACGACTGCGACCTCGTCGCGTTCGGCGAACTCGACGAGGTCCGCGAGATGCTCCCCGACGCCGGGCCCTACCACCAGTGGCTGTTCGAGCGCCTCCTCTCGTTCGTGGAGTACCGGGCGGCCGAGCGCGACATCGCGGTCGTGGAGGTCAACCCCGAGTACACCAGCCAGCGGTGCATGGAGTGTGGGTTCACTCACCCCCAGAACCGCAACCTCGACGCGGGCCAGTTCGAGTGCCTGAAGTGCGGCGCGTCGGCCAACGACGACTACAACGCCGCCAAGAACATCGCGTTCCGGTGCGTCCGTCGCGGGCCGCTCTCCTCGCGGGGGCTGGGCGCGGCCGCGTGTGCCCTCCAGTCGGGCGTGGTGACGCCCGACGACGGCTTTACGCCCTACGCGGAGCTGTCGGAAGCGCCGAAGTCGGACTGA
- a CDS encoding cupin domain-containing protein: protein MSQNPEPLVRRSDDIEYEDVGAAEGMRKGVLVDESRGAPNFAIRRFELDPGASVPEHTNEVEHEQYVLSGEYVVGIGDEEYTVAAGDSLLIPAGVVHWYRNEGDEPGAFLCAVPNGDDEIELVE from the coding sequence ATGAGTCAGAACCCCGAACCGCTGGTGCGCCGGAGCGACGACATCGAGTACGAGGACGTGGGTGCCGCCGAGGGAATGCGAAAGGGCGTCCTCGTCGACGAGAGCCGCGGCGCGCCCAACTTCGCGATTCGTCGGTTCGAACTCGACCCGGGCGCGTCGGTCCCCGAACACACCAACGAGGTCGAACACGAGCAGTACGTCCTCTCTGGCGAGTACGTCGTGGGAATCGGCGACGAGGAGTACACGGTGGCGGCGGGCGACTCCCTGCTAATCCCCGCGGGCGTCGTCCACTGGTACCGAAACGAGGGCGACGAACCGGGTGCGTTCCTCTGTGCGGTGCCGAACGGCGACGACGAGATAGAACTGGTCGAGTAG
- a CDS encoding DEAD/DEAH box helicase gives MSKQVPQVDTLFLHEQSGDYLAVVEREGSRVFRAKLELKETGAGPRPAKLRIQRGSSEEPRSPDQFVEIARRADRTRISEQTSPEGREELREMLDGYQLDAKVVRTCRLCASGGHYSPITSETAVDAGEEYICPDCATEELERELSFRGDLTGQAQDRLEDLLLEVQDLERITNLLKGQLDPDLTKFDEISANVEDVDNIRVETLSLHPGIQNLLEDRFEELLPVQSLAVQNGLLDGDDQLVVSATATGKTLVGEMTGIDRVLNGKGKMLFLVPLVALANQKHEDFAEEYGDLVDVTIRVGASRVRDDGQAFDPSADVIVGTYEGVDHALRTGRDLGDIGTVVIDEVHTLKEQERGHRLDGLIARLKHYCETRASRRESYDGAQYVYLSATVGNPASLAESLAANLVEFEERPVPLERHVTFADGKEKVDIENKLVRREYDSKSSKGYRGQTIIFTNSRRRCHEISRQLEYSSAPYHAGLDYGRRKKVERMFGNQDLAAVVTTAALAAGVDFPASQVVFDTLAMGIEWLSVQEFHQMLGRAGRPDYHDEGTVYVLVEPDCAYHNSMEMTEDEVAFKLLKGEMEDVRTLYDESAAVEETLANITVAGKRAKRLNDRMIGEVPTKHALGRLLEYGFIDGLEPTDLGRIVTTHFLAPDEAFKILDGIRKDKPPFEIVAELELHGEDE, from the coding sequence GTGTCGAAGCAGGTCCCGCAGGTGGACACGCTGTTCCTCCACGAGCAGTCGGGCGACTACCTCGCGGTCGTCGAGCGCGAGGGGTCGCGCGTCTTCCGCGCGAAGCTCGAACTCAAGGAGACGGGCGCGGGTCCCCGGCCCGCGAAGCTCCGGATTCAGCGCGGGTCGAGCGAGGAACCGCGGAGTCCCGACCAGTTCGTGGAGATCGCGCGCAGAGCCGACCGCACCCGCATCTCCGAGCAGACCTCCCCGGAGGGCCGCGAGGAGCTACGGGAGATGCTCGACGGCTACCAGCTCGACGCCAAGGTCGTCCGGACGTGTCGGCTCTGCGCGTCGGGCGGCCACTACTCGCCCATCACGAGCGAGACGGCCGTCGATGCGGGCGAGGAGTACATCTGCCCCGACTGCGCCACGGAGGAGCTGGAGCGCGAACTCTCCTTCCGGGGCGACCTGACGGGGCAGGCCCAGGACCGGCTCGAAGACCTCCTGCTCGAAGTGCAGGACTTAGAACGCATCACCAACCTCCTCAAGGGTCAGCTCGACCCGGACCTCACCAAGTTCGACGAGATAAGCGCGAACGTCGAGGACGTAGACAACATCCGGGTCGAAACGCTTTCCCTCCATCCGGGCATCCAGAACCTCCTCGAAGACCGCTTCGAGGAACTGCTCCCGGTCCAGAGCCTCGCGGTCCAGAACGGACTGCTCGACGGCGACGACCAGCTCGTGGTGAGCGCCACCGCGACCGGCAAGACCCTCGTGGGCGAGATGACCGGCATCGACCGCGTGCTCAACGGCAAGGGCAAGATGCTCTTTCTCGTCCCCCTCGTCGCGCTCGCCAACCAGAAGCACGAGGACTTCGCCGAGGAGTACGGCGACCTCGTGGACGTGACCATCCGAGTCGGCGCGAGCAGGGTCCGCGACGACGGACAGGCGTTCGACCCGAGCGCCGACGTCATCGTCGGCACCTACGAGGGCGTCGACCACGCGCTCCGGACCGGCCGCGACTTGGGCGACATCGGGACCGTCGTCATCGACGAGGTCCACACCCTCAAGGAGCAGGAACGCGGTCACCGACTCGACGGCCTCATCGCGCGGCTCAAGCACTACTGCGAGACGCGCGCCTCGCGCCGCGAGAGCTACGACGGCGCGCAGTACGTCTACCTCTCGGCGACGGTGGGCAACCCCGCCAGCCTCGCCGAGTCGCTGGCGGCCAACCTCGTGGAGTTCGAGGAGCGGCCGGTCCCGCTCGAACGCCACGTCACCTTCGCCGACGGCAAGGAGAAGGTCGACATCGAGAACAAGCTGGTCAGACGCGAGTACGACTCCAAGTCCTCGAAGGGCTACCGGGGCCAGACCATCATCTTCACCAACTCCCGGCGGCGGTGTCACGAGATATCGCGCCAGCTGGAGTACAGCTCCGCGCCCTACCACGCGGGGCTCGACTACGGCCGCCGGAAGAAAGTAGAGCGCATGTTCGGGAATCAGGACCTCGCGGCGGTCGTGACGACCGCCGCGCTCGCCGCGGGAGTGGACTTCCCGGCGTCGCAGGTCGTCTTCGACACGCTCGCGATGGGCATCGAGTGGCTCTCCGTGCAGGAGTTCCACCAGATGCTCGGGCGGGCGGGCCGCCCCGACTACCACGACGAGGGGACGGTGTACGTTCTCGTCGAACCCGACTGCGCGTACCACAACAGCATGGAGATGACCGAGGACGAGGTCGCGTTCAAGCTCCTCAAGGGCGAGATGGAGGACGTGCGGACCCTCTACGACGAGAGCGCGGCGGTCGAGGAGACGCTGGCGAACATCACGGTCGCGGGCAAGCGTGCCAAGCGGCTCAACGACCGGATGATCGGCGAGGTCCCGACCAAGCACGCGCTGGGTAGGCTCCTCGAATACGGCTTCATCGACGGGCTGGAACCGACCGACCTCGGTCGCATCGTCACGACCCACTTCCTCGCGCCCGACGAGGCGTTCAAGATACTCGACGGGATTCGAAAGGACAAACCGCCGTTCGAAATCGTCGCGGAACTCGAACTCCACGGCGAGGACGAGTGA
- a CDS encoding HalOD1 output domain-containing protein, with translation MATANGDRPYCGVSPVCELRHDTSGDTHLSSSIIEAVSTAKKVDPTDCDLELYDAVDLEALDTLFERRAPDGHWKFEFGVGDHVVVVNGCGRIAVYDSS, from the coding sequence ATGGCGACAGCAAACGGCGACCGACCATACTGCGGCGTCTCTCCGGTTTGCGAACTCCGCCACGACACGTCCGGTGACACACATCTCAGCTCGTCGATAATCGAGGCCGTTTCGACCGCCAAGAAGGTCGACCCGACCGACTGCGACCTCGAACTGTACGACGCGGTGGACCTCGAAGCGCTCGATACCCTGTTCGAGCGGCGAGCGCCCGACGGCCACTGGAAGTTCGAGTTCGGAGTCGGCGACCACGTCGTCGTGGTGAACGGTTGCGGTCGCATCGCCGTGTACGACAGCTCGTAG
- a CDS encoding SLC13 family permease, producing MVVSELTAGIVVVLLVILAALVLFATEPVPIDITAIGIMVALMVLEPWTRVLPTEGVSGFASTATVTVLAMFVLSYGVQRTGAVQILGRKIAGFTREDENRQLGATIGVVAPISGFINNTAAVAILMPMVTDLAHEGKTSPSKLLLPLSYASMFGGTLTLIGTSTNILASDLSARLAVDHPDLHAFSMFEFTALGLLVSVVGAAYLMTVGKWLTPARIPVRDDLTEEFELEEYLTEVVVEEDSPLVGRIVADALAETDFDIDLLQLIRGRQTFVEPLGPKEIQAGDVFALRTDRETLVDLLDAEGLSLLPEVDVTDEELEERGDAERSLVEVVIAPRSSLVGETLASASFRDRYDATVLALRRGPEYIRKRMDHTALRVGDTLLVQATEDSISRLNVNRDFIVAQEIERPDYRESKIPLAVGIVTVVVTVAALDLLPIMVSALAGALAMVVTGVLKPPEVYEAVEWDVIFLLAGVIPLGIALEKTGGADLLADLVVASADFLPAIAVLGLFYVVTAALTNVISNNASVVLMIPVAAEAAAQLGANAFAFVLAVTFAASTAFMTPVGYQTNLFVYGPGGYKFTDYMRVGGPLQLVFALVTTFGIAAIWGV from the coding sequence GTGGTAGTCTCGGAGCTGACAGCTGGCATCGTGGTCGTCCTCCTCGTCATCCTGGCGGCGCTCGTGCTGTTCGCCACGGAGCCGGTGCCCATCGATATCACCGCTATCGGCATCATGGTGGCGCTGATGGTGCTGGAGCCGTGGACCCGGGTCTTGCCGACCGAGGGCGTCTCGGGGTTCGCCAGCACTGCGACCGTCACGGTGCTGGCGATGTTCGTGCTGAGCTACGGCGTCCAGCGGACCGGCGCGGTCCAGATACTCGGGCGCAAGATAGCGGGGTTCACCCGCGAGGACGAGAACCGCCAGCTCGGCGCGACAATCGGCGTGGTCGCGCCCATCTCGGGGTTCATCAACAACACCGCGGCGGTCGCCATCCTCATGCCGATGGTGACCGACCTCGCCCACGAGGGCAAGACCTCCCCCTCGAAGCTCCTGCTCCCGCTGTCGTACGCCTCGATGTTCGGCGGGACGCTCACCCTCATCGGCACCTCGACCAACATCCTCGCCAGCGACCTCTCGGCGCGGCTCGCCGTCGACCACCCCGACCTCCACGCGTTCTCGATGTTCGAGTTCACCGCCCTCGGCCTCCTCGTGTCGGTCGTGGGCGCGGCGTATCTCATGACGGTCGGGAAGTGGCTCACCCCCGCGCGCATCCCCGTCCGGGACGACCTCACCGAGGAGTTCGAGCTTGAGGAGTACCTGACCGAGGTGGTGGTCGAGGAGGACTCGCCGCTGGTCGGTAGGATAGTCGCCGACGCGCTCGCGGAGACCGACTTCGACATCGACCTCCTCCAGCTCATCCGTGGGCGACAGACGTTCGTCGAGCCGCTCGGTCCCAAGGAGATACAGGCGGGCGACGTGTTCGCGCTCCGGACCGACCGCGAGACGCTCGTCGACCTCCTCGACGCCGAGGGGCTGTCGTTGCTCCCCGAGGTGGACGTGACCGACGAGGAACTCGAAGAGCGCGGCGACGCCGAGCGGAGCCTCGTGGAGGTCGTCATCGCGCCCCGGTCGTCGCTGGTCGGCGAGACGCTCGCCTCCGCGAGCTTCCGCGACCGATACGACGCGACCGTGCTGGCGCTCCGGCGCGGCCCGGAGTACATCCGCAAGCGCATGGACCACACCGCGTTGCGGGTCGGCGACACCTTGCTGGTGCAGGCGACCGAGGACAGCATCTCGCGGCTGAACGTCAACCGCGACTTCATCGTGGCCCAAGAGATCGAACGCCCCGATTACCGGGAGTCGAAGATACCGCTCGCGGTCGGCATCGTCACCGTGGTGGTCACGGTGGCCGCGCTCGACCTGCTTCCGATCATGGTGTCGGCGCTCGCCGGGGCGCTCGCGATGGTCGTGACCGGCGTGCTCAAGCCCCCGGAGGTCTACGAGGCCGTCGAGTGGGACGTCATCTTCCTGCTCGCTGGCGTCATCCCGCTGGGCATCGCGCTGGAGAAGACCGGCGGGGCCGACCTCCTCGCCGACCTCGTGGTCGCGTCGGCCGACTTCCTGCCCGCTATCGCGGTGCTGGGGCTGTTCTACGTCGTGACCGCCGCGCTCACCAACGTCATCAGCAACAACGCCAGCGTGGTGCTGATGATCCCGGTCGCCGCGGAGGCCGCGGCCCAGCTCGGAGCCAACGCCTTCGCGTTCGTGCTGGCGGTCACGTTCGCGGCGTCCACCGCGTTCATGACGCCCGTGGGCTACCAGACCAACCTCTTCGTCTACGGCCCCGGGGGCTACAAGTTCACCGACTACATGCGCGTCGGCGGGCCGCTCCAGTTGGTGTTCGCGCTCGTGACGACCTTCGGCATCGCGGCCATCTGGGGCGTGTGA
- a CDS encoding class I SAM-dependent methyltransferase — MSDSTPTRSATADEDRSMSLDEIRGVYADQADWVARMAPLDRLFMGRYRRRLFGRAEGRVLDVACGTGTNVPHLPDSVAYVGVDISPEMLAKAAERFDDLELGEDLLEMDAQELDFPDDSFDTVISALSTCTFPDPVAALREMSRVCRPDGRILLLEHGRSDVGAVARFQDWRADAHFEKHGCRWNQEPLAVVSRADLPIREATSRFLGILTAVEARPKR, encoded by the coding sequence ATGAGCGACTCGACACCGACGCGCTCGGCGACCGCCGACGAGGACCGCTCGATGTCCCTCGACGAGATCCGCGGGGTGTACGCCGACCAGGCCGACTGGGTCGCCCGGATGGCCCCGCTCGACCGGCTGTTCATGGGGCGGTACCGGCGTCGGCTCTTCGGGCGGGCGGAGGGCCGCGTGCTCGACGTCGCCTGCGGAACCGGGACGAACGTCCCCCACCTCCCCGACTCGGTGGCGTACGTCGGCGTCGACATCAGCCCCGAGATGCTGGCGAAGGCCGCAGAGCGGTTCGACGACCTCGAACTCGGCGAGGACCTGCTGGAGATGGACGCCCAGGAACTCGACTTCCCGGACGACAGCTTCGACACCGTCATCTCGGCGCTCTCGACCTGCACGTTCCCGGACCCGGTCGCGGCCCTGCGGGAGATGAGCCGGGTCTGCAGGCCCGACGGACGGATTCTCCTGCTCGAACACGGACGCAGTGACGTGGGTGCCGTCGCGCGGTTCCAGGACTGGCGCGCCGACGCCCACTTCGAGAAGCACGGGTGTCGGTGGAACCAGGAACCGCTGGCGGTCGTCTCGCGCGCCGACCTGCCGATTCGGGAGGCCACCTCTCGATTCCTCGGGATTCTCACCGCAGTCGAAGCGCGACCCAAACGGTAG
- a CDS encoding succinylglutamate desuccinylase/aspartoacylase family protein, producing the protein MQLGTADADAGELSTGYLEVTDLPTGGAERLPVLVALGDEDGPELWITGTLHGDEVTGLAGAQDAMREDLPDDLAGTVVCIPNLNPAGLRRNERTSYYHDDDPNRYFPDPTSESARPPKVQELIDRRIYEAFVDSADALVNLHTSVVDSVPFDIRHRVFYGNRRTREEAEELAELQGRLMEAFGLPIVNQYPGGEYTDRGLQRSTTGAALDTSGIPAFTPEIGGHSVVDDDLVAAGVAGCHRVMVELGMLDSVADEIAAADPGHESPVEYPVRRAQHPHAETAGIVRHRVEPGDVVEAGDPVADIVTPHGDPKATVESDHDGYVTGRPEGVAVYENDPLCYMAVRDEEPIVQEWDGGE; encoded by the coding sequence ATGCAACTGGGCACCGCCGATGCCGACGCGGGCGAGCTGTCGACCGGCTACCTCGAAGTCACGGACCTCCCGACCGGCGGGGCCGAGCGCCTGCCCGTCCTCGTCGCCCTCGGCGACGAGGACGGGCCCGAACTCTGGATCACGGGCACGCTCCACGGCGACGAGGTGACCGGCCTCGCGGGCGCTCAGGACGCGATGCGCGAGGACCTCCCCGACGACCTCGCGGGCACCGTGGTCTGCATCCCGAACCTCAACCCCGCGGGCCTGCGCCGCAACGAGCGGACCTCCTACTACCACGACGACGACCCGAACCGCTACTTCCCCGACCCCACGAGCGAGAGCGCTCGCCCGCCCAAGGTCCAGGAACTCATCGACCGACGCATCTACGAGGCGTTCGTCGACAGCGCCGACGCTCTCGTCAACCTCCACACCTCGGTCGTCGACTCGGTCCCGTTCGACATCCGCCACCGGGTGTTCTACGGTAACCGCCGGACCCGCGAGGAGGCCGAGGAGCTCGCCGAGCTCCAGGGCCGCCTGATGGAGGCGTTCGGCCTCCCTATCGTGAATCAGTACCCCGGCGGGGAGTACACCGACCGGGGGCTCCAGCGCTCGACGACCGGCGCGGCGCTCGACACCTCGGGTATCCCCGCGTTCACGCCCGAAATCGGGGGCCACAGCGTCGTCGACGACGACCTGGTGGCCGCGGGGGTCGCGGGGTGTCACCGGGTGATGGTCGAACTCGGGATGCTCGACTCGGTGGCCGACGAAATCGCGGCCGCCGACCCCGGCCACGAGTCGCCCGTCGAGTACCCGGTGAGACGCGCCCAGCACCCCCACGCCGAGACGGCGGGCATCGTGCGCCACCGAGTCGAACCGGGCGACGTGGTCGAGGCTGGCGACCCCGTCGCCGACATCGTCACACCCCACGGCGACCCGAAGGCGACCGTCGAGTCCGATCACGACGGCTACGTCACCGGGCGACCCGAGGGTGTGGCGGTGTACGAGAACGACCCGCTCTGCTACATGGCGGTTCGCGACGAGGAACCCATCGTGCAGGAGTGGGACGGCGGGGAGTGA